From the genome of Longimicrobium sp.:
GGCCGAGGACCAATTCGGGATCTCCACCGAGGTCATCGACATGCGCACGGTGAGCCCGCTGGACATGGAGGCGGTGGCCGCGTCGGTGAAGAAGACCAACCGCCTGGTGATCGCGCACGAGGACTCGCTCTCGTGGGGGATCGGCGCCGAGGTCGCGGCGCGCGTGGCGGACGAGCTCTTCCCCTGGCTGGACGCGCCGGTGAAGCGCGTGGCTTCGCTGGACACCTGGGTGGCCTACGCCCCGCAGGTCGAGCGCGCCATCCTCCCCGAGCCCGAGGACGTGCTCAAGGCGATCCAGGAGATCAAGGCGTTCTGACCGTATCCTGATCATTTACAACGCCCCGGCGGCCGTATGGCTGCCGGGGCGACTTGCATTCACCGCCGGTTCCAGAGATTCAGGATCTGGATACCACGGTCGCGGAAGTGACGCTCGTTTCGGGTGACGAGCACTATTTCGTGAATGACCGCGGTGGCAACCAGAATCCCATCCGGAACGCTCAGCTCGCGACCCGCGCGGCGTGCTCGGTCGGCGATTCGTCCCCAGGCCCTGGCAACCGGCACGTCACCGGGAGCACTCGTTCTTTGTATTCTGCTGGGATCTCTTCCAGCCAGCGAATCAGGTAAGTGCGCTTTGCACCGGGTTCCAGTTTCGAGGCCCCTTTCTGAATCTCGCCCAATGTAATCGTGCTGAGTGCGAGGTACTCCGGGGGAAGTTCATTGATCCACTGGGCTACGCGCGGGATCCGGACGCGGCTTGGTGCTGTCGGAGACCACGTTGGTGTCGAGAAGGTAGCGCATCGGTTTTAGCCGGCCGCGTTTGCGGAGAGGTCCTTTTCTTTTCCGCACGCACAGCAGCCCCGGTGGCGGTCCTCCTCCCTCATCCGCTCGAAGTAATCTCCAGGCAACTCTCCATCTTCGTACACCTCGTGGGGCGGCAGATTCTGCAGATGATCCCACGCGCTCTGCTCGCCCTCCCGCAGCTGGCGGGGTACCGGCGGGGTTTCCCCCAGCGCGAGCAACCGTTGGTGGGCCAGCACCAGGCGGTAATGATCCGCCTCGCTGATGACCACGACCGCCGTGCGATCCGGTCCAAGAACCGTCTGCGGAGCGTTGGCGAGAGCGCGGTGCATCACTTCGCCGAACCGCTTCTCCGCGTCTTCTGATTTCCAAAAATCCATCATGTAGCCTCCTCGGTTCAAATCAGACTCGCGTCCATGCGCGAAACCTGGTCCGGGTGATGGTGGTTGCCCCCGCGGCTGTAAGCTCACCGGCACATGTCACCGTTTCCAGGGGTTCAGGATGTCGACGCCGCGCTCACGGAAGTGACGTTCGTTGCGCGTGACGAGCACCAGCTCGTAAAACGCCGCGGTCGCGAGCAGCAACGCGTCGGGTATCGCCAGCACACGACCTGACCGCTCGCTCTCGGCCAAGACTCGCCCCCATGTTCTGGAGACCGCGATGTCCACCGGAATCGCGCGGTCGCCGAACTTTTCGAGCACCCATTCTTCCAGCCACCGGGCCAGGGTCGCGCGCTTCCTGCCGATGGCCAGCAAATAGATACCTTTCTCTATCTCGCCCACGCTGATCGTGCTGACCACAAGGTCACCAGGGGATTGGCGCAGAACCCATCCGGTTACGCGCGGGTCAGGATGCGGCCGATTCAACTCGGACAGCACGTTCGTGTCGAGGAGGTAGCGCACGAGGGTTCAGTCCGCAGCATCCACGTTGCGGGCGCTCTCCGTCCGCCTGACGCAGCATTCGCAGTTGCGCGACGCTTCCCGTGATCGTTCCAGCCAATCTTCGGGTAGGTCGCCGTCCCGGATAGCCGCCGCGATCGGCGAATTCTGCATGATCTCGATGAGTTCTTTCCCACCGAACCCGCGAACCGAGTGAGCAGGCATCCGTTGAACGAGCCGCTGGTACTCCGTCTCGGTTAGCACCACCACCGCGCTTCGCCTGCGGCTCACCACGCGCTGCGGCCCGCCGGTGAGCGCGTGTTCCACCACCTGGGCGAACGTCACCGCTGCGTCCGCGAGATTCCAGTTCCTCATGCGCTCCCTCCAAGTCCCGAGGCATGTCCACTCCGTTCGGTTTCGAAGGTAATGCAGCGGAAGTCAGGAGTGCAACGGGGCGCAGAAAGCGGATCTCCTGGTGTCGCAAGGAGATCCGCACCTTGGCGCCACGGG
Proteins encoded in this window:
- a CDS encoding type II toxin-antitoxin system VapC family toxin, with translation MRYLLDTNVLSELNRPHPDPRVTGWVLRQSPGDLVVSTISVGEIEKGIYLLAIGRKRATLARWLEEWVLEKFGDRAIPVDIAVSRTWGRVLAESERSGRVLAIPDALLLATAAFYELVLVTRNERHFRERGVDILNPWKR